One Candidatus Atribacteria bacterium DNA segment encodes these proteins:
- a CDS encoding cytochrome C biogenesis protein yields MILDIFGWLSNSMQSNFIIALTASLLWGMLSILLSPCHLASIPLIIAFIGEQGKSSTKRAFWLAASFSLGILTTITVIGLITGLLGRMLGDIGSYGNYVVAIIFFIIGLHLLEVIQLPFLGKTNQPAFRKKGLLAAFGLGFIFGIALGPCTFAYMAPMLGIVFTVSTTRLYYGVLLLLFYGIGHCSVIIFAGTFTEIIQNYLNWNESSQGVIVVKKICGVLIILGGIYLIWNI; encoded by the coding sequence ATGATACTTGATATTTTTGGATGGCTTTCTAATTCAATGCAATCAAACTTTATCATTGCTTTAACCGCTTCTTTATTATGGGGAATGTTAAGCATATTATTAAGTCCTTGTCATTTAGCCAGTATTCCTTTGATTATAGCGTTTATCGGGGAGCAGGGTAAGTCATCAACCAAGAGGGCTTTCTGGCTGGCAGCCTCTTTTTCTCTGGGTATTTTAACCACAATTACTGTTATCGGACTTATTACAGGACTTTTGGGTCGAATGCTTGGTGATATCGGTTCTTACGGAAATTATGTAGTAGCAATAATATTTTTTATTATAGGTCTTCATCTTTTAGAAGTTATTCAGTTACCTTTTCTGGGAAAAACTAATCAACCGGCCTTCCGGAAAAAAGGATTGTTGGCTGCTTTTGGATTAGGATTTATTTTTGGTATTGCGCTTGGTCCCTGTACTTTTGCCTATATGGCACCGATGCTGGGCATTGTATTTACAGTATCAACAACACGGCTTTACTATGGAGTTTTGCTTCTGCTTTTTTATGGGATTGGTCATTGTTCGGTTATCATTTTTGCGGGAACTTTTACCGAAATTATTCAAAATTATCTTAATTGGAATGAAAGTTCTCAAGGGGTGATAGTAGTCAAAAAAATATGTGGCGTTCTAATAATTTTAGGCGGAATATATTTAATTTGGAATATTTGA
- a CDS encoding thioredoxin: MNRKKYIYIIIFLLLLTAAFGFKKISNNNEANLNETTLTQESIKTEDIKVTFVELGSVGCIPCDKMQPIMKEIAEEYKGQVKVVFHDVKTAEGKPYIKEFSIRAIPTQVFLDKDGNEYFRHLGFFAKDELIKVLKTQGVN; the protein is encoded by the coding sequence ATGAATAGAAAAAAATACATTTATATAATAATTTTTTTGCTACTTTTGACTGCTGCCTTTGGCTTTAAAAAGATATCTAATAATAATGAAGCTAATTTAAATGAAACTACTCTAACCCAGGAAAGTATAAAAACCGAAGATATAAAAGTAACCTTTGTAGAGCTTGGATCGGTTGGCTGTATCCCTTGCGATAAGATGCAGCCAATTATGAAAGAAATCGCAGAAGAATACAAAGGACAGGTAAAAGTGGTTTTTCACGATGTGAAGACCGCAGAAGGCAAACCTTATATTAAGGAATTTAGTATTAGGGCAATCCCTACTCAGGTCTTTCTGGATAAAGATGGGAATGAATACTTCAGGCATCTAGGTTTTTTTGCCAAAGACGAATTAATTAAAGTTCTTAAAACACAAGGAGTCAATTAA
- a CDS encoding thioredoxin family protein → MKIEILGTGCPKCKKLNELTQEVIKELGITAEISKVTNLNEIIDYGVMVTPALVINGVVKVAGRTPNKEEIIRWVKGNNAEGDKKSGCSCNSC, encoded by the coding sequence ATGAAAATTGAAATTTTAGGAACAGGATGTCCTAAATGTAAAAAATTAAATGAATTAACGCAGGAAGTCATAAAAGAGCTGGGTATAACAGCAGAGATCTCAAAAGTAACTAACCTCAACGAAATTATTGATTACGGGGTTATGGTTACCCCGGCTTTAGTTATCAATGGAGTTGTAAAGGTAGCAGGTAGAACTCCTAATAAAGAAGAAATTATCAGGTGGGTCAAGGGGAATAATGCTGAAGGTGATAAAAAATCAGGATGTTCATGCAATTCTTGCTAA